One window from the genome of Cucumis melo cultivar AY chromosome 10, USDA_Cmelo_AY_1.0, whole genome shotgun sequence encodes:
- the LOC103496692 gene encoding putative clathrin assembly protein At1g25240: MKLWRKAAGAIKDRNSIWLASLSRRTPYRHPDLEAAIIRATSHDGAKIDYTNARRVFEWIRTSPVYLKPLAWGLSSRMEKTRSWVVALKGLMLIHGVFCCQIPSVQRIGRLPFDLSGFKDGHSSPSKTWGYDAFVRSYYAYLDQKSAFISSEAKNLKKALKPTLLDELIKLQRWQSMLDMLLQVRPLDENMKVGLVLEAMNNLIVEVFDVYSRICNGIAQALLKIYASPAKSEASMALRVVQKAATQVEDLSQYLEVCREMGVLNASQCPKLENIPKEDVKELDQIINGSANNNNNTNGERENCEHFEEEKIHEEIIISGIRKKGSNNKRVLKTVITDKWEIFDGDCSSRTTLQDQHHFPNCYSSHLSVVSLPNHKQDLPDLITF, encoded by the exons ATGAAGCTATGGCGAAAGGCTGCCGGAGCAATCAAAGACCGAAATAGCATTTGGCTGGCCAGCCTTTCCCGCCGCACGCCCTATCGCCATCCCGACCTCGAGGCAGCAATCATCCGAGCCACAAGCCATGACGGCGCTAAAATCGACTACACCAACGCCCGCCGTGTCTTCGAATGGATCCGTACCTCTCCGGTCTACCTCAAGCCTCTCGCATGGGGCCTCTCGTCTCGAATGGAAAAAACTCGAAGTTGGGTAGTTGCTCTAAAGGGGCTTATGCTCATCCATGGAGTTTTTTGTTGTCAAATACCATCGGTGCAGCGGATTGGACGGCTGCCGTTCGATCTCTCGGGGTTCAAAGATGGTCATTCGAGTCCATCAAAGACTTGGGGTTATGATGCATTTGTGAGAAGCTATTATGCATATTTAGATCAGAAGTCAGCGTTTATATCTTCTGAGGCTAAGAATTTGAAGAAAGCATTGAAGCCAACATTGTTGGACGAGTTGATTAAGCTTCAACGTTGGCAGTCTATGTTGGATATGTTGCTTCAAGTTCGACCATTGGATGAGAACATGAAG GTTGGTTTAGTTTTGGAAGCCATGAACAATCTCATCGTAGAAGTCTTCGACGTTTACAGCCGAATTTGCAACGGAATAGCTCAAGCTCTGTTGAAAATTTATGCATCACCGGCGAAATCCGAAGCGTCGATGGCACTTCGTGTTGTCCAAAAAGCAGCAACCCAAGTTGAAGATTTGTCTCAATATCTTGAGGTATGTAGAGAAATGGGTGTTTTGAATGCATCTCAATGCCCAAAATTGGAGAACATCCCAAAAGAAGATGTTAAAGAGCTTGACCAGATCATCAATGGAAgtgctaataataataataatactaatggAGAAAGAGAAAATTGTGAGCATtttgaagaagagaaaattcatgaagaaataataataagtgGAATTAGAAAGAAAGGGTCAAATAATAAAAGGGTTTTGAAGACTGTGATTACAGACAAATGGGAGATATTTGATGGAGATTGTTCATCAAGAACTACTTTACAAGATCAACACCATTTTCCAAATTGTTATTCTTCACATTTGAGTGTTGTTTCCTTACCAAATCATAAACAAGATTTACCTGATTTGATCACTTTCTAG